AACAGCAACTTAGAGTGTTGTTTCGACGGCAGTAATGCCGTAAATTTCAAATGTGGAGAGTGAGCCGAGAGACTTTGGGACGTCACTGCTTGTCCTGGCAGAATGACACTTTATGTCGAATCGGCAGCGTAAAATTCGCCTGATCCAGCTGGCACAAAAGCTTGTAAGCTATTGTGTCATATTGGGGATTGCGCTTTCGTCGATTCCTCTTCCCTATCTCGTATCGCCGAAATTCTTCAAGGATCTCTCAGTTCCTTTTATCTGCCAGGATCATGCGTGCGGGTGTTGCTCCGCATCGCAGTGCTGGAGCAATTGTCGCTGTTTTTCACATGGACAGCGAATTGCCTGGGCTCACGCACATGGTGTAGAAGTTCCAGCAACCCATCGAAGTACTGGCCATAACGCTAAGCAACAGAAGGGTTTACTGCATGAGCCAGATTGCGGAGCCCAATCGAGTCTTGCCAAGGTGCGTCGCAAGAATCTTACGCGGAGTACCGTTCTCAACGATGAGTTCTGTGGGCACCGACCAGCTCCTGAAAAGACCGTGGCAGAGCCACCCCCCAGCAAGGAGCACGTAGCTATTTCTTCGCCTCTTTTCCGCTGTCACAGCGGTAAGAGCTACTTTCTGGGTGGTATCCCTTGGTGCATTTTAGGCGAAGAAACGAACAAAAACGGTCCTGCCAAGGGTGGATTCGCCTCTATTGTGGTCCCGTCAATGAGTTCCATTGACGACTCTCCTCCAATCCCCCCACCCAAGCTCCGCATGGCGACTGCCTAACGATCAGTCGCTTCTCCTTCAATCAGAAGAGCGCCCGAGGTATGCGCCTTGCCTTTCCGGCCGCGCAATCTCTGGGATATCGCGCGGCTCGTGGTGGCACGTTCGCGTGAAATGGTGAGGCTCACTCTCCACAAAGTGACTCTATGTCATTTCATTGTGAGCGTGCCACCATGAGCCGCCTTACAACACAATTCATATACTTACATCTCAAGTATATATGTCATTATATTTTCATGCGCATATACTTGTTGATTTGGCTGTATCTATTACGTTGAAATCCGGCAGAAGCCGACCGTCAGACTCAAGGCCGACATGACCCACACCCGATCTTGTAAATATGGGCATCAAAGGCAATTTGCCGAAGAAGTGGCTAAAAGTGGTTCTCGCGGCAAGGATATCCGCGACAGAGCCAAACGGTTGACGGCAAAACGGCTTTATTCCTCACTCTGACCCCAGCGAGGTGGGCCTGCAACGGATCATTCAGGAAAGGACTCTCCCATAATGCGACAATTAACTTCTCGGTACCTGGCAACGATTGCTCTGTGCCTGGTGCCTGCTCTAGCCACCGCTCATCCGATCGCCGCTGATTCCGGTGAACAGCTTTACTCACCGATGGAGCCATTTGCCGCATGCTGCTGCGATGCTCAGGGGCATTCATTGAAAGAAGGCCGCCCCGATAGCCATGCCCCAGCGGGCCTGATGGGAGATCACGTCCACCATCAGGGCGAGGTCATGATCGAGTACAAGTTCCAGAAAATGTTCATGGATGGCAATCGCTATGGGACCCAACAGGTCAGCGATGTGGCCGCTCTCGACGTGACCGGCATCCCCTTTATGGCCACACCGACCCGTATGGACATGAATATGCAAATGCTCCACGTCATGTACGGGGCAACCGATAACGTGACACTGTACCTGATGCCGATGTGGATGGAATTGACCATGGACCATATGCGGCGTAACGGGACGACCTTCACCACCTACAACGAGGGCTTCTCGGATCTTCGATTTGGCGCGCTCTTTTTGCTTTATGACACGGAAAGCACCGACTGGATTTTCAATTTCGGCATGAGTGCCCCTACCGGCAACATTCACGGCACGACAACGGCTGCCAGTCCCATGGGAGCTGAAACGCAGATGCCGTATCCGATGCAACTTGGGAGTGGAACCTTCAACTTCCGCCCAGGCATTACCTACAAAAAATATTGGGACATGGCCAGCACCGGTGTCCAGCTACAAACGAACCTTCCCGTGGGCGAAAACTATCGCGACTACACGGTCGGAAACGAATATCAGCTCAACTGGTGGTTCGCTAGGCGAGTTGGCGAACAAATGTCGTTTAGTTTCCGCACCGAGGGTCTTTGGCGGGAAAACTACGGCGGCCCTGGTGACCCCCAACTCAATCCCAACATGATCAGTACAGCCCGCACCGACATGCGAGGTGGCTTCTGGTTCAATCTAGGCATTGGCGGCATCTACCAGTTCTGCGACGGAAGCCGTCTGAATGTAGAGTTGGTTCGTCCCGTCTATCAGGACCTGGACGGTGTGCAGTTGGAAACCGACTTCCAGATGTTCGCCAGTTGGTCGAAAGCTTGGTAAGGCACACACTCTCTCCCATAAGGCGGTCCCGGTCTTTGTTGATCGAGATCGCCTTTTTTTTGAGGCCCAAACGATCAAACGTTAAGGTCCGTTCAAATTGAGAGCAAGTATTCATCAAATTGACTTAACCCAGGCCGAACCATCCTTGGGTAGGCAACTGCTACCGATAACACGAGGCGAACTGATGCAGCTGATACACGGTTCGCGTCTATCTCACTCTACCGAACCCAACACCCTCGTCCATTTGGTAGTTCACACTCCGTCGACGCGACCCGATCTATTGGGTTACCGCCTTGACCGGCCAAGGATCGGCTTCCACGGCATCGAGATCTGCTTGGGCTAGTTCGCCGTTTATGGTCTTCACCGAAGGCATCTCTCGCAAGATCTTCGGGTTTCGTCGAATGATCACCTCCGAGTTGGTAATCGTCTTGAGCGGGACGAACTTGAGATTCGAGAGGTCGACAGTTGGGCATCCGCCGTTGATCCGTAGCGGCTTGAGCTTTTTGAAGGCTCGAAGCGGGCTGACATCTTCGTCGTATCCGGCCCTGGAGAAGTTTGGCCTGAAGTCGCTGCTCGAATGTTAGCTCTTTTGCCTGGTTAAAGAACGCCTACTGCTCTGACGCTGGGACGACCTTCATCCATCTTGCTCCGACGATCTTGCCGTGATGTCCGTTGCCGGATGAATCGCTCAGGACACTGCCTTGGCCTTCATCAAAGCGATAGAGGGCGATCGTGTGTTCATCCGGGACAAGCTCCGCCGGCGTGTGGTTCTGGTCGTACCGGGCAATATCCGAGAAGCGGACTCGGTGAATGATTCCCCGGAATGGAAAATCAATGGCTGTGCCATCCACCGGGCTCGCACCGAGTACGAAATTTAAATCGTTGAATGTATAAGTACCAGAAAGCTCTATTTCACCCGATTTTTTGCCGTTGACGAACAGCGAAAAGCCATCGTTA
The Blastopirellula marina genome window above contains:
- a CDS encoding transporter, whose translation is MRQLTSRYLATIALCLVPALATAHPIAADSGEQLYSPMEPFAACCCDAQGHSLKEGRPDSHAPAGLMGDHVHHQGEVMIEYKFQKMFMDGNRYGTQQVSDVAALDVTGIPFMATPTRMDMNMQMLHVMYGATDNVTLYLMPMWMELTMDHMRRNGTTFTTYNEGFSDLRFGALFLLYDTESTDWIFNFGMSAPTGNIHGTTTAASPMGAETQMPYPMQLGSGTFNFRPGITYKKYWDMASTGVQLQTNLPVGENYRDYTVGNEYQLNWWFARRVGEQMSFSFRTEGLWRENYGGPGDPQLNPNMISTARTDMRGGFWFNLGIGGIYQFCDGSRLNVELVRPVYQDLDGVQLETDFQMFASWSKAW
- a CDS encoding LamG-like jellyroll fold domain-containing protein gives rise to the protein MLNPPSAENGEYALSFDGVDDFVRLPFGYQGEHPLTIEVDVEVTDESRSGAVVSTTQYSGLGITTTRVGSDKSRSAVYSLIGAQAQTASAGYLRTEVTELPLIPSVVRLTMVVDNDGFSLFVNGKKSGEIELSGTYTFNDLNFVLGASPVDGTAIDFPFRGIIHRVRFSDIARYDQNHTPAELVPDEHTIALYRFDEGQGSVLSDSSGNGHHGKIVGARWMKVVPASEQ